The Impatiens glandulifera chromosome 8, dImpGla2.1, whole genome shotgun sequence genome includes a window with the following:
- the LOC124911163 gene encoding topless-related protein 4-like isoform X4 → MSSLSRELVFLILQFLEEEKFKDSVHRLELESGYFFNMRYFEELVTNGEWDDIEKYLSGFTKVDDNRYSMKIFFEIRKQKYLEALDRKDRSTAVEILVKDLKVFAAFNEDLFKEITQLLTLENFRDNEQLSKYGDTKSARNIMLAELKKLIEANPLFRDKLAFPSLKNSRLRTLINQSLNWQHQLCKNPKSNPDIKTLFVDHSCGQSQPNGARAPSPVANPLMGAAPKTGGFLPLSAHGPFPSAPAPPMPTSLAGWMASPSSVPHPSALTVPIGFTTPNNSALLKRPRSPPTNNTAADYQSADSEHVLKRARPFGMIDEVNNHLVNMLPVGFSAQSQSHGQSSYSSDDLPKAVVMNLNTGSAVKSMDFYPAQQTILLVGTNTGDIMLWELGSRERLVVRNFKVWELATCSVSLQASLSGDYAASVNRVTWSPDGTLFGVAYSKHIFHVYSYKGGDDVRNHIEVDAHVGSVNDIAFSYPNKQLSVITCGEDRLIKVWDAATGAKQFIFEGHEAPVYSLCPHQKENIQFIFSTATNGKIKAWLYDNAGSRVDYDAPGHSSTAMAYSADGSRLFSCGTNKEGDSYLVEWNESEGAVKRTYHGLGKRANEVVQFDTTRNRFLAVGDEFMVKIWDMDNLNIFTTIDADGGLSASPCVRFSREGLFLAVSTNDNGIKILANSDGVRCLRTLESRSFDVSKVGSAPIVKAPSITAFGSASGTVGSNVIDRPGQMVPILAMNGDNARSLPDVKPRINEESTEKSRIWKLTEVNEASQCRSLRLPDNLTTTRVSRLLYTNSGLAILALSANAVHKLWKWQRSERNVTGKSTANIAPQLWQPASGTLMTNDISNTNPEEAVSCFALSKNDSYVMSASGGKVTLFNMMTFKTMTTFMASPPAATFLAFHPQDNNIIAIGMEDSSIQIYNVRSDEAKTKLKGHQKRITGLAFSNVLNILVSSGADSQLCVWSTDVWEKQTSKFLQVPTGRTQAPLADTKVQFHQDQIHLMVVHETQIAIYEAPKLDCLKQWVPREASGPITHAAYSCDSQSIYVSFEDGSIGILTAANLRLRCRINPSAYLPTNPSLRAHPLVIAAHPTDTNQFALGLSDGGVYIIEPLESEGKWGTSPPHENGAGPSTAPSGAPVSDQPQR, encoded by the exons ATGTCATCCTTGAGCAGAGAGCTTGTCTTCCTTATTCTTCAGTTTTTGGAGGAAGAGAAATTCAAAGACAGTGTTCATAG ACTGGAGCTAGAATCAGGATATTTCTTCAACATGAGATATTTTGAGGAATTAGTGACAAATGGAGAATGGGATGATATTGAGAAGTATTTATCGGGATTTACAAAGGTAGATGATAACAGATACTCAATGAAGATCTTTTTCGAGATTCGGAAACAAAAGTATTTGGAAGCCCTCGACAG GAAAGATCGTTCTACGGCTGTGGAGATTCTAGTGAAGGATTTGAAAGTCTTTGCAGCGTTTAATGAAGATCTCTTTAAAGAAATAACTCAGCTTCTAACCTTGGAGAATTTTAG GGATAATGAGCAATTATCTAAGTATGGGGATACAAAGTCTGCTAGGAATATAATGCTCGCTGAACTGAAAAAGTTGATTGAAGCTAACCCTTTGTTTAGAGATAAGCTGGCGTTTCCTAGTCTGAAAAACTCGAGGCTTAGGACACTAATCAACCAGAG CTTGAATTGGCAGCACCAGCTTTGTAAGAATCCAAAGTCTAACCCTGACATCAAGACCTTATTTGTAGACCATTCTTGTGGACAATCGCAGCCAAATGGTGCCCGTGCTCCATCACCTGTTGCTAATCCCTTAATGGGTGCTGCTCCTAAAACCGGGGGGTTTCTACCTTTAAGTGCACATGGA CCATTTCCATCTGCACCCGCTCCTCCTATGCCAACTTCTCTTGCCGGTTGGATGGCTAGTCCTTCTTCTGTTCCTCATCCCTCAGCATTGACTGTGCCCATTGGTTTCACCACTCCTAATAATTCTG CACTTTTAAAGCGTCCAAGATCTCCTCCTACAAACAACACTGCTGCGGATTATCAGTCAGCAGATTCTGAACATGTATTAAAGAGAGCAAGACCTTTTGGAATGATAGATGAA GTTAACAACCATCTTGTTAATATGCTACCAGTTGGATTTAGTGCTCAGAGTCAGAGCCATGGTCAGAGTTCATATTCTTCTGATGATTTGCCAAAAGCTGTTGTCATGAATCTTAATACAGGATCAGCTGTTAAGAGCATGGATTTCTATCCTGCTCAACAAACTATTCTTCTTG TTGGGACCAATACCGGCGATATTATGTTATGGGAGTTAGGCAGTCGTGAGAGACTCGTTGTTCGTAACTTCAAGGTTTGGGAACTTGCAACTTGTTCTGTCTCGTTACAG GCATCTCTATCCGGTGATTATGCTGCATCGGTCAATCGTGTAACATGGAGTCCCGATGGTACCTTGTTTG GTGTTGCATACTCTAAGCACATTTTTCATGTATACTCGTATAAAGGAGGTGATGATGTCCGCAACCATATAGAG GTTGATGCTCACGTTGGAAGTGTCAATGACATTGCTTTCTCTTATCCAAATAAACAACTCTCAGTTATCACTTGTGGCGAGGATAGGCTCATCAAG GTGTGGGATGCGGCTACGGGAGCCAAACAATTCATCTTCGAGGGACACGAAGCACCCGTATACTCTTTGTGTCCGCACCAAAAGGAGAATATTCAG TTTATCTTTTCAACTGCAACAAATGGGAAAATAAAGGCATGGCTATATGATAATGCGGGATCTAGAGTTGACTATGATGCACCAGGTCATTCCTCCACTGCAATGGCATACAGTGCTGATGGATCGAG GTTGTTTTCGTGTGGAACCAATAAAGAAGGAGATTCTTACCTTGTGGAATGGAATGAAAGCGAAGGTGCAGTCAAACGTACTTATCATGGACTTGGAAAGCGAGCGAATGAAGTTGTCCAATTTGACACCACTAGGAACCGGTTCTTAGCAGTTGGAGATGAATTCATGGTGAAAATTTGGGATATGGACAatcttaatatatttacaaCAATAGATGCAGATGGTGGACTCTCg GCTTCTCCTTGTGTTAGATTCAGCAGGGAAGGGCTATTTTTGGCTGTCTCAACAAATGATAACGGTATTAAAATCTTGGCAAATTCAGATGGAGTTCGGTGTCTTCGAACTCTAGAAAGTAGATCGTTTGATGTTTCTAAGGTTGGCTCTGCGCCAATTGTGAAG GCCCCTTCTATAACTGCGTTTGGTTCTGCTAGTGGAACTGTTGGATCAAACGTCATCGACCGTCCTGGTCAGATGGTGCCGATTCTTGCAATG AATGGTGATAATGCAAGAAGCTTGCCAGATGTAAAACCTAGAATTAACGAGGAATCAACAGAAAAGTCTAGGATTTGGAAACTGACAGAAGTGAACGAGGCATCACAGTGTCGATCCTTGAGACTGCCTGATAATTTGACTACAACAAGG GTATCGAGGTTGCTATATACAAATTCTGGACTCGCTATATTGGCTTTATCAGCAAATGCAGTCCACAAACTTTGGAAATGGCAGAGAAGTGAAAGGAACGTAACTGGGAAA TCAACTGCTAACATCGCACCTCAACTGTGGCAACCCGCGAGTGGAACTTTGATGACAAACGATATTAGTAACACTAATCCTGAAGAGGCTGTTTCTTGCTTTGCACTTTCGAAAAATGACTCTTATGTTATGTCTGCTTCTGGAGGCAAAGTCACTTTGTTCAATATGATGACTTTCAAG ACTATGACCACATTCATGGCGTCACCACCAGCAGCAACATTTCTGGCGTTCCATCCACAAGACAATAATATTATTGCCATTGGCATGGAAGATTCGTCAATCCAAATATACAATGTCAGATCCGACGAG GCTAAAACCAAACTCAAAGGCCACCAGAAGAGAATAACTGGGCTTGCCTTCTCTAATGTTTTGAATATCTTAGTGTCTTCAGGGGCAGATTCTCAG CTTTGTGTCTGGAGTACAGATGTGTGGGAGAAGCAGACAAGTAAGTTCTTGCAGGTTCCGACTGGTCGAACACAGGCTCCTTTAGCCGACACCAAAGTGCAGTTTCACCAAGATCAGATCCATTTAATGGTAGTTCATGAAACTCAGATAGCCATATATGAAGCTCCTAAGCTCGATTGCCTTAAGCAG TGGGTCCCGCGAGAAGCGAGTGGTCCGATCACACATGCAGCCTATTCATGCGACAGTCAGTCCATTTATGTCAGCTTTGAAGATGGAAGTATAGGCATTTTAACTGCTGCTAACTTACGGTTGAGATGTCGAATTAATCCATCTGCTTATCTACCTACAAACCCGAG CTTAAGAGCACATCCTCTGGTCATTGCTGCTCATCCAACCGACACTAATCAGTTTGCTTTGGGACTTAGCGATGGTGGAGTTTACATCATCGAACCGTTAGAATCGGAAGGAAAATGGGGCACTTCTCCACCACATGAAAATGGTGCCGGGCCAAGCACAGCTCCATCTGGTGCCCCCGTTTCAGATCAACCCCAAAGGTAA